GCATAGGGGAGGGCATCGTAAAACCAGGCGTAGGGAAAAAGATGCGCCCCCGTAATGATGCCGTAGGTCATCACAAAGTACGCCGGGTGCTGGCCAAAAATGAAGAATAAAAACGGAAAATAAAACAGCTGGGCAAAATTCAGCCACAGCCCCAGCGGCTGCAAAGGGTTGTGCGGCAAGGTCCAGGTGGTGCGCAGCAGCTTCGAAAAAAGCCAGGCCAGCGGCAGCATGGGCGCGCCCACGAAGAACGTGAGGAACCCCAGCCGGGCGGGGGGGTAGGGCAGCGTCCAGACGTAGGCGATGGCCACCCACACCACCGTCGCTGCCAAGATGAAGTCGAGGCCGTTTTTGGCCTTCACCGACAGCTCTAGCCGGAGCGCGTCAACATGTTGGGCAGGAAGCATGGGCGGGAGATAATGAGGTTAGAGAGGGGGTAGGGAGCTGTGCTAAGCGCTACTTCACCGCCACTGCCCGCTGCCGCAAAAAGGCATCAGTTTGGGCAAAGAACCAGGCCGTATCGTCGTACATCAGGAAGTGGCGGCCGGCCTCCGACAGCTCGATGCGGGCTTGAGGCAGCTGCGCGTACTGCTGGGTAAAGGTGGCGCGCACGCTCTCCTTAGTGGACCCGTACTGCTTGTAGCCCGCCCACGAGCCCAGCACCAGCACCGGCTGCTTGATGCGCGCCACGTCGGCCCGCAGGTCGGTGGTGTACATATCGTACATGGCCTGGGCCACGGTGGCCGGGTCCGAGCCCTGGCTCCAGCGCGTCAACTGGGTAATGCGGGCCGAGTCGGTGACCATGCCCGCGCTCATTTGGCGCCTGGCGGTCAGCGTCAGGTGGCCCTGGCTCACTTGCTGGCGCAGCTGCTCGGCCTGGGGGCGCGCCAGCTCGGCGGTGGCGGCGGGGTTTTGAACGGCCGAAATAAAGGGCAGCGAATCCACTATTTCGAGCGGGCCCACGGCCGTAGGGTCGGTGGCGGCCATCCACAGGGCCAGGAAGCCGCCCAGGCTGTGGCCGATGATAACCGGCCGGCGCAGCTTCTGCGCTTTGATGTAGGCCAGCAGCTGGTCGCGGGTGTCTTGCAGCAAGTGCGCGGGCACCGGCTGCTGCGGCCCTACCCCCCCAAAGCCGGCCAATGACACCACGTGGCACTGGTACTGGCCGCGGTAGCGCGCCACCGTCTCGTCCCACACCGCCCCTGGGCAGGTGAGGCCCGGAATAAGAATAACCGGCCGGCCGTGGCCCGTCACGGTCACGTTAAACGCGGGGTGGGGGGTAGGGGCAGTCTGGGCAAGGGCCGGGCGGGCGGCGGGCAGCGCCAGCACGAGCGCCACAACGAAAATCAAGCGAAAAAACAGGCGAGTGAACATGACAACCAGGGGTTTGAGGTGAAAGAATACCCAAACCTACCGGCTTGCTTTTGGCCCCCCAACTGCCTGCCCCGCGAGCGGTAGCCGGCCCGGCTGAGCGGTAAAAACACCGTGTTGAGCCGCGCCAGCGGCGTATCCGCGAAATCCGTTAAATCAGTTTGAATCCGCGGTCGTTATTTGCGGGCATGAACAAACCAATCATTGTCCTGATGGGCGTTTCGGGCAGCGGCAAAACGACCGTGGGCGAATTGCTCTCTAAGCAAACCGGCCTGCCATTCTTCGACGGCGACGACTTTCATCCGCAGGCCAACATCGACAAAATGGCCCACGGTACGCCCCTCACTGATGCCGACCGCGCCGGCTGGCTCGCTGACCTGGCCCAACATATCGGCCAGTGGGAGCAGGATAAAGGGGCCATCCTGGCCTGCTCGTCGCTCAAGGAAAGCTACCGCACTACCCTGCAAGCCGGCGCGCAGCAGCCCTTGGACTGGGTTTTCCTGACCGGCGACCGGGCTTTGCTGCTGCAACGCATGGAGTCGCGCCAGGACAGCTACATGAAGGCCAATATGCTTGACTCGCAGCTCGCCACCCTCGAAATGCCCGCCTACGGCCTGCACCTCAACGTGGCCGACTCGCCCCAGCAATTAGTCGATAAAATAAAGGCCTGGCTACCGCAGAATAAGAGTTAGCTGTTTGGTAAGCAAAATTTTGCTTACCAAAAGGTACGGCTCACAGCCAGCGTGCCGTAGAAAAAAGCGCTCGTGTTGCCGCCATTCGGAATGTGCAGCGGCACCAGGTAGCTGGGCGTGGCCGCCACCACATAGCGCCCGGCCGCGAAGCTGACCGGCAATGAAAGCGTGTAGCCCAGCGAGCTGAAGCCCGGCGTGGCCGGCTCGGTAAACGTGGTAGTGGTGCCTTTGCGCCTGGTTTTGACCACCGTGGTCTTGCCCAGAGAGGCGGCGTAGAAGTGCTGGCTGCCCGCCCCAAACTCCACGGTAGGCTCGATGCTCAGCGTGTCGTGGGCCAGCACGGGCAGTTGAAAGTGGTGGCTGGCGTTGAGCGTCAGCACAAAGTCGGTCTTGTTGCCCAAAAATAAATCGGCGCTGACGCTGGCCGTAACCAGCCCAAAAAACTGCGTGAGGCTGGCGCTGAGGTCGTTGCGCAGCGAAGCCTGCACCAGCGCACTCTCGCCGTAGGCAAACAGGTGCGTGTACTGCACGGTCCAGTACGTATCCGAATTGCTCACCGACTGCCAGCCCGCCATCAATTCACCGAAGTTGTAAAACGGCTCGTGCAGGTAGGTGTAGGCGTAGGAGTGGTTGAGGTAGCCCGACGCGACGAAGCCGCTCGGGGCCTGGTAGGTGAGCGTGGTACCGAGGTAGCCGCGGTCGTCGGCGGCCTGCGGGGCGCGCTGCAGGTAGGTGGTGCGGTTGGCGGTGCTTAGGCCCACCGTGAGGCGGGGCGGGGCCGTGCGCGCCGAGTCGGGGGGTGGGAGGGGAGTAGCGAGGCTGGCCCGCCCTGCCAGCAGCAGGAGGGCCGCCAGCTGCCCAAGGCATAGAGCGCGGCGCATGAAGAGGCGGAGGAGGGGGTGGAAAATTCACTCAAAGGCAAGCAGCCAGCCATGAGTGGACTATGAAGCCCGGTCGGCTCACGCAAACCTCAACAAAAAGGATGGATGTTTGCGGCTGGCTTGGGGGTAGGTAGCCAACTCAAAGCCGGCTTTGCCAGCGATAGCCTGGCGTTGTTGATAAAAAATACCCGTTTTTTGCACTGGTTTTCCCCGTTCTGGGGCTAGCCGGACTTTTGTGCCCATGAAAATATTATTTTGGCGGAGCGCGCTGGCGGGCCTCGTGCTGTGGCTAGGCAGCTGGGCCCCGGCCTGCGCGCAGGCCCCTACCCCCCCGCTGCTGCGCAGCCTCTCGCTTACTTTCGACACGGTGCGCTATAGCCTGGGCGAGCAGATGCTGACCGTGGCCGGCGAGCCGCGGCTCTATTTCTATTACCACGACGACAACCAGGTGGCTGAGCTGCGCCTCGTGCCCAGCCGGCCAGGGGCCCGGCCGCCGCGCCTGCTGCCCTCCTCCGATTTTGTGCTGCAAGACTCGCTCATCGCGGGGCCGGGCGGTGAGTACCGGGGCATGATTCACTTTCGCAACCTCACGGGCGCGCCCTTCGTGCGGCTGGCGTTTGCGCCGGCCGCCGACTCGGCTGGCCGGCCGGCGCGGGCCACGCAGCTGGTGAGCTTGCTACCCCTGACCCGTACTACCCTCGATGCGCGCCTGACCAACCCTGAGCTGTTTATTGGCGAAGAACGGGTGCTGGAAGTGAGCACGAATAACCTCGCTAACGTGCGCGTGCCCAACGAGTGGACCAAAGACCAGGCGATTGACTACAAGCTGACGCGCGAAAAAAACGGCCTTTTCCTGCACCTCGTGCCCAATAATCTGGGGCCGCACACCGTGGTGGTGCGCGCCCAGGCCGAGCGGCCCTACCTCGACGGGGCCGGTCGCCTCAGCTACCAGCTGCCGCCGCTGCGCCTCGATTTTGTGGTGCGCGCCAGCCGCCTGCGCTTCCTCAACCCCGACCGCAAGGACATTACCTACGACGACGCGGGCCGCACCACGGGCACCGAATTGATTCTGGATGACGGCCACAACTTCGACCTGCGCCGCACCTACCGCGTGGAGGGCCAACAGGAGCCCGGCGGCGCGCTCGTGGCCGAGCTGTTTACCCGCAGCTATTTGTCGAATGACCGGGTTTTGTGCCAGCTGCGGGTGTACAATACTCACCGCCAGAGCGACGGCTACCTCTACATCAAGGACGGTGATTTGGCCAAGTACATTACCAATTTCGACATTACGCCCCGGCCGCGCATTGCCACGCTCAGCGTGCTGCATCGCGGCGGCGACTGGACGACCAGCACCACCATGAACCCCGGCGAAACCGTGGACGTGCGCCTCGAAGGCGAGTCCTTGCTCAAGGGCCGCTACCACTTCGACGGGGCCAATATCATTCCCTCGGACTCGTCTACGCGCTCCGAGAAAACGGTGATTTACCGCGTGCAGGTGCCCCTGAGCAGCGTGCGCCGGCGCGTAGTGGTGTTTGATGGCAACGCGCCCACCGATTTCGCCCTGAGCGTGAAGGAGGCCCAGCGGCCCCACCCGCTCAACTTCGTGCTGGTGAACTACGGCAACGGCCCGCGCCCTATTACCCAGCTCAACGGCCCGGTGCTCTACGACAAGACTATTCCCGACGTGGTGTTCAGCTTCAATACCAACGCCATTGATGAGAGCCGCGACCTCTATGGCCGCCAATACCTGACGATGGACGTGCGCACCGTGGACGATAAGGGCAATCTCATTGACCAGCGCACCGTGGACCAGCTCGTTATTTGCCCAGGGGAGGCGTCGCCGCGCTACGCTTACTACCAGGGTAGTGATTGCCAGGCGGGTAATTTCAGCCTCAACAGCCTGCTGGGCCGCAAAACCTACGACCTCGATGCCTGGTACCGCATCATCATCACCGTGCGCGACGATGCCAAGCAGTACAGCACCAAGGGCTACTCGCAGCAGGTAGAATTGGTGCTGCGCCGCCACGTCAACTTCGATGTGAACGTGAGCTTCCCGGCGGGCCTGCTCACGAAGGTGCAGGGCACCGATGGCTACGGCAGCTTCAGCGGCATCAGTCTGGCCACGCTGGCGCAGCTCAGCTTTTACGCCCCCGACAAAATCAACCGGCAGCGCCCCTACCGCATCGGGGCGGGCTTCGTGGCCCTCAACGCCTTCAACCTGTCGCAGAGCGCCACCGGCCGCGACCTGGGCATCGTGGTGCTGGGCTCCGTGACGCCGGTGCGCACGGGCGCGCGGCTCACGTTTCCGCTCTACCTGGGCGGCGGCTACCTGCTGTCGGCGGGCAAGCCGTTCTTCCTGCTCGGGCCGGGCATCGGGGTCACGTTGTAGGGGCGGAGGGGTAGGGAGTTGCGTTATGAGATAAGTCAGCAGCGCGCATTCTTCGGGCCTGGATGCGGCTACGGGGACTTGCTTCGCTATCAAGCTCGGGCCGTGCGCGCCAATGCCGCCGAAGCCATGATAAACCAGCGGATGCAGCGTTTCGATGGATACTTTCGTTTGAGATGGACCTACCGAATCAAGCTTAATAGCAAAATCCGTTAAATAAGCTAATGGCTTGCCGTTAGCGAAGTAGGTTGGTGATTTCCAGCTCATTCCGAAGTCGTGCAAATAGATGTTGCCGGCTGTTGCGCGCGTGAAATACTCCTTTCCAAACAAAGCGCTGTCAGCCGTTTCCGCAGTGAAAGTAGCTTGCATGGCTGTCGCGTCGGGGCCAGCTTCCGGGATGTCATAAGTGAAGAGCCGGCTCAGCACCGGGTCGTCATCCTGCCGCGAATCTTCTGCTCGGAATAATGCCGGAATCGAGTCGTGCAGCTGCTGGGCCGGCCAGGTAAAAATGTGGCTGTCCTCGCAAGTAGGTGTTTTCCTGGTTTCAATGGCCGCTGTGCAGCTGCTGAGTAAGCTTATCACCAGAGCAACAAGGAAAAACTCGCTTCGGGAGGATAAGCTGGCCATTTGCTTTGAGTAGCTTAGTAGGACTACGCTTACAAAAATAGCGGCTGGCCCGGTCCATCGGGGTAAGAGTTACATTGAACTCCTACCCCGATGGACCGAGCCAGCCGCTGTCAACAAGGCCCAAAATCCGCTACTGCGGCGAATTGGTGGAGCTGGTGCGCCCCTTGGTTTTGGCCGGGGCGGTGGGGGCCACCAGGATTTTGCCTTTGGGCGCTTGCACGCTATTGTGGCCTTCGCCGCCCGAGCGGGTGATGATATTTTTGCCCTTAGGCTTATTGGACGACGGCTCGCCGCCCACTTTGTAGTTGGGCTTTACGCCCAGGGCCGAGCCGCCGCCACTTTGCGCGGCGGCCGTGTGCAGGGTAAGGGCCAGGGCCGCTACGAGTAATAGGGAAATTTTCATGGAAAAGGAAGGGTAAGTGGGATAGGGTAGGCGGTGCCCCCGTCTCGGGGGCGTGCCGGCAGGCTTACGGCAAAGCCGGAGCCGGTGTTTGTACGGCCCAGCTTAGAGCAGTTACCAGGTCGGTGTACGGGGCGGGCTGCCGGCTTTTCGCCAGCTGTCCGCTCTTTGCGAGAACGAGCGGCGAGAACGACGAGCGGACAGCCAGCAAAAAACCGGCAGCCCGCCCCAGCTAATCTGTACCTGGATTTAGGAACCACTCTAGGTCTGCAAATGGCCACGACGGCCGCCGTTCCCACCGATGCGTTCGCCCAATATTAATCAGCAGTTTCTTACCCAAGTAGCGTGCCGGCCGCCAAGAGTAGGATATATTTTAGCCAAAGTAGGATATCCTTTGAAAAGAGCACACAGTTGGATACCCCAAGTAGAATATATTCGAGAAAAAGTAAAACATATTCAAACTTAAGTAGGATAGCTGCGGGTCAGAGTAGGATATCTCCGGGTAAGCGGCCCTTGTTGGCGTTCGTAGTGCTAATTGCCCGCGTGCGCCCCGACGAAAAGCCCCGTCCATCGGGTAATAAAAGGGTCTACTAATACGAGTCGTTCAACGCCGGGCAGGGGGCAGCCCCGCGCCCTACCAGCGCCAGCTCACCAGCGTGCCGGCGTAATAATTACGGCCCGGCGCGGGCTGAAAATACTTGCCGGCGAAGGCGTTCAGGTCGTTACCGAGGCTATAGCGGCGGTTGGTGGCGTTTTCTACCCCCCCGTACACGTCCAGGCTCAGCCGGCCGGCCAGGGTGCGCCGCCAGCCAGCCCGGCTGCCGAATATCCAGTAGCCCGCCGCGTAGTCAGTGTTGGCATCGTTGAGCGGCAAAGTCGATTGGTGGCCCACCGTGGGGCTGAGGTAAAAGCCTCGCGCCTCGCTGAAGTCCAGGCCCGCGCTGAGCGTGTGCGGCGCGGTGCCGGTGAGCTGGTTGCCGCCGTACTGCTGCCCGGTGGCCGACTCATAGCTGCCAAAGCGAAAGCGATTGTAGGCGTAGCTGGCCCAGGCGCGCAGGCCCGCCGCCGGGCTGGGCGCATCGGAGGGGGTAGGAGGCTGCCACAGCCAGCCGCTGGCCGCCACTTCGGCACCGCGCTGGTGGGTGTCGCCGGCATTGGCGAAGAGCTGGATGCCCTGCGCGTTGGAGCGCGAGACGATGGTATTGCGCAGCTCCAAATCAAACAGCGCCACGTCTAAGTTCAGCCGGCCGCTCAGCAGCGTGCCCCGGCTACCCACCTCGTAGCTGGTGCCGCGCTCGGCCTGCAAATCCTGGCTGATGGTGCCGTCGGAGGGCCGCAGCTCGGCCTCGGTGGGCGGCGAGTAGCCACTGCTCACGCTGGTGTAGGCCGAGATGTTACGCGTCAATTCTTTAAGTAAAGCCAGGCGCGGTAACACCTGAGGCTGAAAATCGCGCGCCACGCCGTAGCCCGTGGGGTTGGCGGCGGCCGACGAGATGCGGTCAATCTGGTAGCGCAGGCGGTTGTAGCTAGCCCCGGCCGTGAGCAGGAAGCCGGCCGGTAACTCATAGTCGGCCTGAGCAAATACGAAGCCCGTGCGGGTCCGAATCTCGTCGTCGTAGCGCAGCGTGGTGGGCGCGCCACCCACGTTGAGGTAGCTGCGCGAATCGGTAAACGACACCTGAAACTCGCCGCCGCCCTGCACCCGTAGCGTGTGCCCCGCCAGCAGGCCGCGGTAGTGCAGCGCCGCGCGCCCGCCGCCGCCCAGAATGGCATCGCGCTCCCAATCAACCAGATAAGGCGTTTGTACGCTGGTGCTGCGGCCGTAGAGCGTGGCCACTGTGCGCCACTTATCCGAAATCTGGTACTCGTGCGTAACGCCCAGCAGCCCGGTCTGCGAGGCGTAACTGGCGCGTTGGGCTACCGTGCCGGGGCCGCTCGGCGCGCCCGGCCGCGCCTGGCGTGGGTCCTGCTCAAACTGCGTCCGTGTGAGGCCGCCTGGCAATTGGTAATACAAATCGGTGTAGAGCGCGTGCACGGCCAGCGTCTGCCGGTCGGTGGGCGAAGTCTGGCCGTCGAGCGCGAATACGTCGCGGCGCAGCGCGCTCTGCTCGCGGTAGCCGTGCAGCTGCTGGTGCGCATACTGCGCCCGGAAGTAGTCGCCGTTCGCCTTGCTCGTTTCCACCGAGGCCGTGAAGCGGCGCAGCCCGAACGAGCCCACCGAGTAGCCCACCTGCGCCCGGCCCTGGCCCGCCGCGTTGGCCGAAATAGGAGGGGTAGGGCGGCGGTTTTCGAGGCGTACCACGCCGCCCGTGCCGGCCCCGTACACGCTGCCCGCCGGCCCCTTCAGCACCTCAATGCGCCCGATTTGCGCCGGGTCCAGAATATTGAGCGGGCTCGTGCCATTGGCCTCCGTAAACGGAATGTCGAAGTAGTACATTTTCACATTGCGCACCCCAAATGGCGAACGCAATGTGCTGCCCCGCAC
The genomic region above belongs to Hymenobacter psoromatis and contains:
- a CDS encoding DUF7010 family protein, which translates into the protein MLPAQHVDALRLELSVKAKNGLDFILAATVVWVAIAYVWTLPYPPARLGFLTFFVGAPMLPLAWLFSKLLRTTWTLPHNPLQPLGLWLNFAQLFYFPFLFFIFGQHPAYFVMTYGIITGAHLFPYAWFYDALPYAFAAGLISFGCLFVGVRTAASAPYWVPVFVAGALLGLAAALCGSYRRHARAYYGGA
- a CDS encoding alpha/beta fold hydrolase, coding for MFTRLFFRLIFVVALVLALPAARPALAQTAPTPHPAFNVTVTGHGRPVILIPGLTCPGAVWDETVARYRGQYQCHVVSLAGFGGVGPQQPVPAHLLQDTRDQLLAYIKAQKLRRPVIIGHSLGGFLALWMAATDPTAVGPLEIVDSLPFISAVQNPAATAELARPQAEQLRQQVSQGHLTLTARRQMSAGMVTDSARITQLTRWSQGSDPATVAQAMYDMYTTDLRADVARIKQPVLVLGSWAGYKQYGSTKESVRATFTQQYAQLPQARIELSEAGRHFLMYDDTAWFFAQTDAFLRQRAVAVK
- a CDS encoding gluconokinase translates to MNKPIIVLMGVSGSGKTTVGELLSKQTGLPFFDGDDFHPQANIDKMAHGTPLTDADRAGWLADLAQHIGQWEQDKGAILACSSLKESYRTTLQAGAQQPLDWVFLTGDRALLLQRMESRQDSYMKANMLDSQLATLEMPAYGLHLNVADSPQQLVDKIKAWLPQNKS
- a CDS encoding TonB-dependent receptor family protein, coding for MLSRYFLLLLLTLSALRLAAQQAPSPADTLHARALPTATVVGYGERLPLRRTAAAVGVLDQTIIQRFNENSLASAVNTLPGVRLEERATGSYRISVRGSTLRSPFGVRNVKMYYFDIPFTEANGTSPLNILDPAQIGRIEVLKGPAGSVYGAGTGGVVRLENRRPTPPISANAAGQGRAQVGYSVGSFGLRRFTASVETSKANGDYFRAQYAHQQLHGYREQSALRRDVFALDGQTSPTDRQTLAVHALYTDLYYQLPGGLTRTQFEQDPRQARPGAPSGPGTVAQRASYASQTGLLGVTHEYQISDKWRTVATLYGRSTSVQTPYLVDWERDAILGGGGRAALHYRGLLAGHTLRVQGGGEFQVSFTDSRSYLNVGGAPTTLRYDDEIRTRTGFVFAQADYELPAGFLLTAGASYNRLRYQIDRISSAAANPTGYGVARDFQPQVLPRLALLKELTRNISAYTSVSSGYSPPTEAELRPSDGTISQDLQAERGTSYEVGSRGTLLSGRLNLDVALFDLELRNTIVSRSNAQGIQLFANAGDTHQRGAEVAASGWLWQPPTPSDAPSPAAGLRAWASYAYNRFRFGSYESATGQQYGGNQLTGTAPHTLSAGLDFSEARGFYLSPTVGHQSTLPLNDANTDYAAGYWIFGSRAGWRRTLAGRLSLDVYGGVENATNRRYSLGNDLNAFAGKYFQPAPGRNYYAGTLVSWRW